The window CCGAGGTATCGTTCGACCGGCCGCGAGCGAAGAGAACGAAGGGGACTGGGAGTCTTAGACGAGTGGTTCGACGAGTTCGCGGCCCGCATCGAGGAGCGCAGAGACTGCATCTTCGCTCCCTGCTTCTGCGTAGACGCGCATCTTCGGTTCCGTGCCGGACGGGCGGACGAGAAGCCACGAGCCATCGTCCAAGAGCAGTTTGAACCCGTCGAGCGTGACCACTTTCGCGATGTCGCGGCCAGCGACCGTCTCGGGGAGTTCGTCGTCGAGTTCGTCGATGACACGGTCCTTTTCAGCGTCCGGACAGTCGATGCTAATCTTGTCGGCGACGATTTCGCCGTACTCGTCTTCGATACGGTCGAGACGAGCGTCGAAGTCCTCTTCGGCGGCGGCGGAGGCCGCGAGGAGTCCCATCAACACACCGTCTTTCTCGCGGACGTGGCCGCGGATGGAAAAGCCACCAGATTCTTCGCCACCCATGAGCGCGTCGTGTTCGCGCATCGCGTCGGCGACCCACTTGAACCCGACTGCCGTCTCGAAGACCTCCTCGCCGTGTGCCTCGGCGATGCGGTCGATGAGGAACGTGGTCGAGACGGTGCGGATGGCCGGGCCGGAGTCCGATTCGAGCAGGTAGTCGTAGATGGCGGCGAAGAAGAGATTCTCGTCGAGGACGCCGCGTTTGGGTGTAGCGATGGCGAGACGGTCGGCGTCACCGTCGTTGGCGACCCCGAGGTCGGCACCGATATCTATCATGGCGTCGGCGAGTTCTTCGAGGTTCTCCGGCGACGGTTCCGGTGAGGACCCACCGAATTCGGGGTCCCGCTCACACCGGAGGCGAACCACGTCCGCACCGGCCGATTCGAGCAGGGCGTCGGTGACGCCGCGGCCGCTACCGTGCATGGCGTCATAGACGACGGTTAGCCCGGAGAGGTCGTCGCCGACGAGGTCCAGTGCGTGGTCGGCGTGCGGTGAGACGATATCGACGCGCTCGATGGTGCCGCGTTCGGACTCCGGCAAGAGGTCGGGTTCGGCGAGGTACGCGGCGACGGCGTCTGTCACTTCGGGGAGGGCAGGCGCGCCGTCGGAGGGGATGAACTTCACGCCGTTGTACTCCGGCGGGTTGTGCGAGGCAGTGACCATGAGCGCACCCGAGAGTCCGCGGTCCGCGATGGCGTACGCGACGAGCGGCGTCGGGCAGTCACGCTCTGGAAGAAGTACGTCGAACCCGTTGCCTGCGACGACTTCCGCGAGCGACTCGGCGAACCCGGGCGACGTTTCGCGGGCGTCGTACCCGACGAAGACGGGGTCGGTGTACCCCTCTTCTCTGAGATAGTCTGCAACCGCTTGGCCGACGATGCGGACGCGTTCGTCGGTGAACGTGTCCAGCGTGGCGCGCCACCCATCGGTCCCGAAAGAGATTTCGTCCATACGCGCACGTCTGCGCCCCGAGCCAAAAAACTACGTTACAGGTCGACAGGGTCTCAGTCTGCGACCGAAGAGTCTCGCAATCACGGCTCGACGAGCGATAGTTTCTGCTGTCGGCTGAGTTGTTTAATCTCGTACTCGCGTGACATCGCCGCCGACTTCGAGTCGAACTCCTCGACGTGGACGAGTTCGACGGGCGTCCGACCACGCGTGTACTTCGCGCCGTCGCCCGCGTTGTGTTCGGCGACGCGGCGTTCAACGTCAGTCGTGTAGCCCGTGTACAGCGACTCGTCGTCGCACTGGAGGACGTAGACGAAGTGCACGAGAGAATGGTTCAGGGGCGAGGGTATGAACCCTGCGCCCGGCCTCGTGCACCGAATGTTGGCTTCGCGTGGTGGTCTTTGTTCGCTTCAGTGGTCATGCAGTGCGGGCACGTTGCCGAGCGACTTCCGCGATACCGGCGTTCGCCGAGCAGTTCGGGCAAGCGAGAACTTGGCCGTCCTTGTCGGCGAACACACGGGCGAAGCGCTCAGAGACGTGTGACCCGCAGTGGTCACATACTGGCATTGTCTGAATCCGGCAGCCACCAAGCCGGTGCCGTGTCACTCGGTTCCGGACCCTTATGAGGCCTTCGCGCGTGTGCGTGCGCACGCGAAATTGGTCGGTTATGCCGTGGGAAAATAGACGTGTGTCAAGAATTGGCATAGGGCCATCAGTATCGTTAGAGAATCTGTGTTCGGGTGCTCGTGTTTCGACCCCCGTCAGCGACCACCGTATCGTTCCCGAAAGAGCCCGAACAGCAGGTACCCGTACAGGCAGGCACCGACGAACGCGAGGAGTCGACCGAACGTTACGACGAGGGCAACCCCGGCGAGCGAGCCAGACGCCTCGACAGCGACGCCGACTGCGAGACACCAGATGGACGCGAGTGCGGTCCGGTCGTCAGCGCCGGGAAACGAACCGATTGCTGGCGGATAGAACTGGTAGGCGATGCCGACGATTGTGACTCCGAGAAAGCCCGTCAGGTTCAATCGGTAGTGAGCGGTCACGCCGCCTGTCGGGACGCCGACGAACGCGAAGTGAAGGCCCAAGCTAACCCCGACCACACCCAGAACGACCCCGAGTAACGGTCCGTAGAGGCCGACCCGTCGGCGATCGGAGCGAACGAAGAGAACGACGTACGCGACGGCGAATCCGACGATGGCGAGTGTTTCGGCGACGGCACCGAGTCGGAACCACGTTCCACCCCAGAGGTTCCCGGCCACGAGTGTGGGGCCGAGAGCGCCCGCCGGGAGGACGACGGCGACGAGCGCGGACGGTGGATAGCTGACGAGAAATCGCGGGAGAAGGCGAAAGCCGACTGTGAACACCAAGAGAACACCCACGCCGGCCGCGAGCAGGTGAATCGCACCCGCTAGACCCCGGCCGGTGAGCGACGGTCCGCCCCCCGTGACCGCGAGCGTCTCGTACGCACCAGCGAGAAGGTAGCCGAAGACGACCGGAACGAACGCGTTGGCGAACCGGTCGACTCGTCGTCTGTCGGCGTTCGGTTCGCCGGTCCCCGTTTGTCGACCGGTAACGTTGTCTCGGACGGTCCACCCGAGCGCGCCGACGAGGACGAGTGCCCCGAGTGCCCAGCAGACGGCACCGGCGACGCCAACGACCGCTGGAACGCCCGGGAAGGGCACCGCGGCGAGACCGACGGTCCCGAGAGACAACAGCGAGAGACTCGCGGGCGGGGCACGGGGAACCACCAACTGTCGCGCGAAGTACGAGGGAACGAGCGAGTAGCCTTTTCCGGCGACCGTGTGGAGGACGAATCCGTAGAGACCGAAGGCGACACCCGTCCTGTGGGGTGCACCGAAGAGGACAGCGGCCTGCCACGCGACCAGAAAGAGTGCACCCGCAGCGACGTGTCGTCGGGACCACCGCGAGACAGCCTCGGGGTTCATGCGTCTGACAGATTGGGTGCGGGTCGACTAAGCGTTTCGCCGGTCACGGGGCAACTGTCACTCGGTTACAGAATGACCGCGCTACTGGTCTGTCTGCCGGGCACCCGCAACGGCGCGGGCAATCAACCCGGCCTGTGCCCCCGCGATGTAGCCGGCGTCGATATTCACGACGGAGAGGACGGTACACGACTGGACCATCCCGAGCAGTGCCGCCTCCCCGTCGCCGCCGTGTCCGTACCCGGTCGAAACGGGAAGTCCAATAACGGGGGTATCGACCAGTCCGGCGGCGACAGTGGGCAACGCACCTTCACGCCCGGCAGCGACGATGAGAACGTCGACCTCACGGAGCAAGTCGAGGTGGTCGAGGACACGGCCGAGGTGGGCGACGCCAACGTCTTCGACTCGTTCGACGGAGACACCCATCTCACGGAGGACGACGGACGCCTCGCCTGCGGCCTCCGCGTCCGACGTTCCGCCAGTGACGATACCGACGGTCGCGTCGAGGTCAGGGCGTTCGAACGACGAATCGCACGCGACGACGGTCTTTGCTCGTGCGTCGCGGTCGATAGTGCAGTCGGGGAGCGCATCTGCGACGGCCTCTGCGTGGTCGGCGCTGGCCCGTGTGACGA is drawn from Haloferax litoreum and contains these coding sequences:
- a CDS encoding phosphoglucomutase/phosphomannomutase family protein gives rise to the protein MDEISFGTDGWRATLDTFTDERVRIVGQAVADYLREEGYTDPVFVGYDARETSPGFAESLAEVVAGNGFDVLLPERDCPTPLVAYAIADRGLSGALMVTASHNPPEYNGVKFIPSDGAPALPEVTDAVAAYLAEPDLLPESERGTIERVDIVSPHADHALDLVGDDLSGLTVVYDAMHGSGRGVTDALLESAGADVVRLRCERDPEFGGSSPEPSPENLEELADAMIDIGADLGVANDGDADRLAIATPKRGVLDENLFFAAIYDYLLESDSGPAIRTVSTTFLIDRIAEAHGEEVFETAVGFKWVADAMREHDALMGGEESGGFSIRGHVREKDGVLMGLLAASAAAEEDFDARLDRIEDEYGEIVADKISIDCPDAEKDRVIDELDDELPETVAGRDIAKVVTLDGFKLLLDDGSWLLVRPSGTEPKMRVYAEAGSEDAVSALLDAGRELVEPLV
- a CDS encoding GIY-YIG nuclease family protein translates to MHFVYVLQCDDESLYTGYTTDVERRVAEHNAGDGAKYTRGRTPVELVHVEEFDSKSAAMSREYEIKQLSRQQKLSLVEP
- a CDS encoding DUF7563 family protein encodes the protein MPVCDHCGSHVSERFARVFADKDGQVLACPNCSANAGIAEVARQRARTA
- the larB gene encoding nickel pincer cofactor biosynthesis protein LarB, translating into MRDILEAVADGSLSPAEAEARLAGYATTGAGRFDAARETRRGVPEAILAEGKTPDETATIAVAAVETSGRALVTRASADHAEAVADALPDCTIDRDARAKTVVACDSSFERPDLDATVGIVTGGTSDAEAAGEASVVLREMGVSVERVEDVGVAHLGRVLDHLDLLREVDVLIVAAGREGALPTVAAGLVDTPVIGLPVSTGYGHGGDGEAALLGMVQSCTVLSVVNIDAGYIAGAQAGLIARAVAGARQTDQ